Proteins encoded within one genomic window of candidate division TA06 bacterium B3_TA06:
- a CDS encoding cold-shock protein yields MPTGKVKWFDNKKGYGFIELDDGAGDIFVHYSDILEEGFKSLSEGDAVEFEISESDQARKAIKVKKI; encoded by the coding sequence ATGCCGACGGGCAAAGTTAAATGGTTCGACAACAAGAAGGGCTACGGCTTTATTGAGCTGGATGACGGGGCGGGTGACATCTTTGTTCACTACTCCGACATCCTGGAGGAAGGGTTCAAGTCGCTCTCCGAAGGAGATGCAGTTGAGTTCGAGATCTCCGAGTCCGACCAGGCCCGCAAAGCGATTAAAGTCAAGAAGATTTAG
- the folK gene encoding 2-amino-4-hydroxy-6-hydroxymethyldihydropteridine diphosphokinase — translation MQLSSRSPSPTRPAKRLKSRRFSSSSDPGRAPVHVYIALGSNWGRREGFLTKARMLLEAQGVRILNASSIYRTFPEGFRFQPSFLNQVLAAETSLSPLELLEASKQIELRLNRIRPFPNAPRTIDIDLLFYNNVVMDTPTLTLPHPRVAERAFVLVPLAEIAPRMRHPVLGLSVTQMLSKVDTSWVRRWR, via the coding sequence ATGCAGTTGAGTTCGAGATCTCCGAGTCCGACCAGGCCCGCAAAGCGATTAAAGTCAAGAAGATTTAGTTCCAGCAGCGATCCGGGCCGGGCTCCTGTCCATGTCTACATAGCCCTGGGAAGTAACTGGGGCAGGAGAGAGGGGTTTTTAACCAAGGCCCGCATGCTTCTCGAAGCGCAAGGAGTAAGAATCCTTAACGCGTCATCTATCTATCGCACCTTCCCTGAGGGCTTTCGCTTCCAGCCCTCATTCCTTAATCAGGTATTGGCAGCCGAAACTTCCCTTTCTCCCCTTGAGTTACTTGAAGCCAGCAAGCAAATCGAACTCAGATTGAATCGCATACGGCCATTCCCAAACGCGCCCAGAACGATTGACATTGACCTGCTTTTCTATAATAATGTGGTGATGGATACCCCGACGCTCACCCTGCCGCACCCAAGAGTTGCGGAACGCGCCTTTGTACTCGTGCCCCTTGCAGAGATAGCGCCTCGGATGCGGCATCCTGTTCTTGGTCTGAGCGTTACCCAGATGCTTTCTAAGGTGGACACCAGCTGGGTCAGGCGATGGCGGTGA
- a CDS encoding deoxynucleoside kinase, which yields MAVRKNLVCVEGVIGVGKTTLALKLAQEWGAVTLLEEALENPYLERFYEDPETFAFPAQLHFLSSRFKELSKLKQTSLFERVAVADYTFQKDWVFASINLSDSDFKVYEKMYAEMLPQVPLPDLVILLQARVESLMRRIARRSRSMERGIAREYIESLAEAYNGFFLTYYQGPLLVVNTDNLDLDQNQAHFQRLLSEIDATGQGRRFLGSA from the coding sequence ATGGCGGTGAGGAAGAACCTTGTGTGTGTCGAGGGAGTGATCGGTGTGGGCAAGACAACCCTTGCCTTAAAGCTTGCTCAGGAGTGGGGGGCGGTGACGTTGCTTGAGGAAGCCCTGGAGAATCCTTATCTTGAGAGATTCTACGAGGACCCGGAGACGTTTGCGTTCCCGGCCCAGCTGCACTTTCTCTCCTCCCGTTTCAAGGAACTATCCAAACTCAAGCAGACCAGCCTGTTCGAACGGGTGGCGGTAGCCGACTACACCTTCCAGAAGGACTGGGTTTTCGCATCCATAAATCTATCCGACTCGGACTTCAAGGTATACGAGAAGATGTATGCCGAGATGCTTCCCCAGGTTCCGTTGCCTGATCTGGTGATTCTGTTGCAGGCAAGGGTTGAGAGTTTGATGCGCAGGATCGCCAGGCGCAGTCGGTCCATGGAGCGCGGTATCGCCCGCGAGTATATCGAGAGCCTTGCCGAGGCTTACAACGGCTTCTTCCTTACCTATTATCAGGGGCCGCTCCTGGTGGTGAACACCGACAACCTTGATCTGGACCAGAATCAGGCTCATTTTCAGAGACTGCTTTCAGAGATAGACGCCACCGGTCAGGGCAGGCGATTTTTGGGATCGGCATGA
- the panB gene encoding 3-methyl-2-oxobutanoate hydroxymethyltransferase produces the protein MSHTPSKDAKIKPFTVPRIRRLKGKERIAAITCYDASFARLIDQTPIQLVLVGDSAANVIYGLDTTLPISIDEMLMHTRAVAAGLTKALLVGDMPFLSYQPSPEIAITNAGRFLQAGAKAVKVEGGGPHIREIITKLVEIGIPVMGHLGLTPQSVHRFGGFKLQGKKASDAERMLAEAKLLEEAGCFSLVLEKTPSKLAAKITSSVSIPTIGIGAGPSCDGQILVLYDLLGLDPAFKPRFVRRYAELAGIILDALARYASDVMAGNFPSDKESFS, from the coding sequence ATGAGTCATACTCCTTCGAAAGATGCGAAAATCAAGCCCTTCACCGTTCCCCGTATCCGCAGACTGAAAGGTAAGGAGCGCATCGCGGCCATCACCTGCTACGATGCCAGCTTTGCACGATTGATAGACCAGACCCCCATCCAACTCGTGCTGGTTGGCGACTCTGCGGCCAACGTCATCTACGGTCTGGATACCACCCTGCCTATCTCTATAGATGAGATGCTCATGCACACCCGTGCGGTGGCCGCGGGATTAACCAAGGCGCTTCTTGTCGGGGATATGCCCTTTTTATCCTACCAACCATCTCCTGAAATTGCCATCACCAACGCGGGCCGGTTCCTTCAGGCAGGTGCCAAGGCGGTCAAGGTAGAGGGCGGCGGCCCTCACATCAGAGAAATCATCACAAAGCTCGTGGAGATCGGCATCCCGGTGATGGGCCATCTTGGGCTTACCCCTCAATCCGTTCACCGTTTTGGAGGTTTCAAGCTGCAGGGTAAGAAGGCATCCGACGCGGAACGTATGCTGGCCGAGGCAAAGCTTTTGGAGGAGGCGGGCTGCTTCTCCTTGGTTCTTGAAAAGACACCATCAAAGCTTGCAGCAAAGATCACCTCCAGTGTCTCTATCCCCACTATCGGCATAGGCGCCGGTCCCTCATGTGACGGTCAGATACTTGTTCTTTACGATCTTCTGGGCCTTGACCCAGCATTCAAGCCTCGCTTCGTGCGCCGCTACGCCGAGCTTGCAGGCATAATCCTCGACGCGCTGGCACGCTACGCCTCCGATGTGATGGCCGGTAACTTCCCATCGGATAAGGAAAGCTTCAGCTGA
- a CDS encoding 8-amino-7-oxononanoate synthase, with the protein MIMLGSNNYLGLTADPRVKEAAIRATEKYGTGCTGSRFLNGTLDIHIELEEKLAKFVHKEDCICFSTGYQTNLGSISALVQKGDYVVTDKLDHASIIDGAFLSRGAMKRFVHNDMDSLQQVLASLPADAGKLVVVDGLFSMQGDIAPLPELVPLCKRYGARIMVDEAHSAGVMGPTGAGVTEHFSLSEEVDLVMGTFSKSFASLGGFIAGERKVITFIRHNARSLIFSASMTPASVASALAALEIIIAEPQRREQLWRNTRMMLDGLPKLGFDIGTSESPVIPLHIGDDMKTLFFWKELHHAGVFVNPVLPPGVPPARCLIRTSCMATHTEKELHRALEIFQKVGVETGVL; encoded by the coding sequence ATGATAATGCTCGGCTCAAACAACTATCTGGGGCTTACCGCTGATCCCCGGGTCAAGGAGGCGGCGATCCGCGCCACCGAGAAGTACGGCACCGGATGCACCGGCTCGCGGTTCCTCAACGGAACCCTGGACATACACATCGAGCTTGAAGAAAAGCTCGCCAAGTTTGTTCATAAAGAAGACTGCATCTGCTTCTCCACCGGCTACCAGACCAATCTGGGCTCCATCTCCGCCCTGGTTCAGAAGGGGGATTACGTTGTCACCGACAAGCTTGATCACGCCTCCATCATAGACGGGGCATTCCTCTCCCGTGGCGCGATGAAGCGGTTTGTGCACAACGACATGGATTCGTTACAGCAGGTCCTGGCCTCTCTTCCAGCTGATGCGGGCAAGCTGGTTGTTGTTGACGGGTTGTTCTCAATGCAGGGAGACATCGCCCCTCTGCCTGAGCTGGTGCCTTTATGCAAGCGCTACGGTGCTCGGATTATGGTGGATGAGGCGCACTCGGCAGGGGTGATGGGTCCAACTGGCGCGGGAGTTACCGAGCACTTCTCTCTCTCAGAGGAAGTAGACCTTGTTATGGGGACATTCTCCAAATCGTTTGCCTCGCTTGGCGGCTTTATCGCCGGCGAGAGGAAGGTTATCACCTTCATCCGACACAACGCTCGTTCGCTTATCTTCTCTGCTTCAATGACTCCGGCATCGGTGGCCTCGGCATTGGCCGCGCTCGAGATCATAATAGCAGAACCACAGCGCCGCGAGCAGCTCTGGCGCAACACCCGAATGATGCTTGATGGCCTGCCCAAACTGGGATTTGATATCGGCACATCCGAGTCTCCGGTTATCCCCCTTCATATAGGCGACGACATGAAAACCCTTTTCTTCTGGAAGGAACTCCACCATGCGGGCGTATTTGTTAACCCGGTTCTGCCGCCTGGGGTGCCGCCCGCCCGCTGTCTTATCCGCACAAGCTGCATGGCCACTCACACCGAGAAGGAGCTGCACCGTGCGCTTGAGATATTCCAAAAGGTGGGCGTAGAGACAGGAGTGCTATGA
- a CDS encoding N-acetyltransferase: protein MIRIRRVRGKRDLRRFIKMAWSLYKGNQHWVPPLISDMEQMLTPGRNPFWENAERQLFLALKDEKIVGRIAAIVSFNHNKLYNEKTGFFGFYESADDQDVAHALYEAAEEWLAALQMTHMRGPMNPNINEEIGFVVDGFDEDPFVMMPYTLPYYPKLAEKEGLAKIKDVYSYWAPTAAGMPEKVERIVKTIKKRYKITVRPADMKNIEAETALIKEVYDEAWSQNWGAVLFTDAEFDLIVKKLKPVVIPDFVPIVELDGKVVAMAVATPDANQILRYANGRLFPFGFIKVLLNQHKVNRVRIMILGVLSAYRRYGFDALLYYELFKAAERHGFVGGEFSWILEDNVKMINLIESWGGKITKTYRVYQKPIKPVDRSKRKWDYLF, encoded by the coding sequence ATGATTAGGATACGACGTGTTCGCGGCAAAAGAGATCTGCGTAGATTCATAAAGATGGCCTGGTCGCTCTACAAAGGCAACCAGCACTGGGTACCGCCTCTGATCTCCGATATGGAACAGATGCTTACCCCTGGCCGTAACCCTTTCTGGGAGAACGCCGAGCGCCAGCTTTTCCTCGCTCTGAAAGATGAGAAGATAGTGGGTCGGATCGCCGCCATCGTATCCTTCAATCACAACAAGCTTTATAACGAGAAAACCGGCTTCTTCGGGTTCTACGAGTCTGCGGATGACCAGGATGTCGCCCATGCCCTGTATGAGGCGGCCGAAGAGTGGCTGGCTGCCCTGCAGATGACGCACATGCGTGGGCCCATGAACCCCAACATCAACGAGGAGATAGGGTTCGTTGTGGATGGGTTCGATGAGGACCCGTTCGTGATGATGCCCTACACCCTGCCCTACTATCCCAAACTGGCCGAGAAAGAAGGTCTTGCCAAGATCAAGGACGTCTACTCCTACTGGGCACCGACCGCTGCCGGGATGCCTGAAAAGGTGGAACGGATTGTAAAAACGATCAAGAAGCGCTATAAGATAACCGTTCGGCCTGCCGATATGAAGAATATTGAGGCTGAAACCGCGCTTATAAAAGAGGTATACGACGAGGCGTGGAGCCAGAACTGGGGCGCGGTTCTCTTTACAGACGCAGAGTTCGATTTGATAGTCAAAAAGCTCAAGCCCGTTGTTATTCCGGACTTCGTGCCAATAGTTGAGCTTGACGGCAAGGTGGTGGCGATGGCCGTTGCCACACCCGACGCTAACCAGATACTGCGCTACGCCAACGGCAGGCTGTTCCCGTTCGGGTTCATCAAGGTGTTACTTAACCAGCACAAGGTAAATCGGGTTAGGATCATGATCCTCGGGGTCCTGTCTGCCTACCGCCGCTACGGTTTTGACGCGCTTCTGTACTACGAGCTGTTCAAGGCGGCTGAGAGACACGGGTTCGTTGGCGGCGAGTTCAGCTGGATTTTAGAGGACAACGTGAAGATGATTAACCTCATCGAGAGCTGGGGCGGCAAGATAACCAAAACCTACCGGGTATACCAGAAGCCGATCAAACCGGTGGATCGCTCAAAGCGTAAATGGGATTACCTATTTTGA